One genomic window of Caenorhabditis elegans chromosome I includes the following:
- the bam-2 gene encoding Neurexin-related protein bam-2 (Confirmed by transcript evidence), translating to MSSERRKDNPLRFALILHLLAVLVQGDIQPRFSCYNHYLAGIRTSSVLPISGHSSAPSNVKCIFENDVAFTEIHSALENSYQVMGKKSVNFQVLDLFHLRELVRRSHCTQTLTVTWKNVPEAGKGGLKVVSLLNETTRIEYSGDERQDFLFDETFAGVRHLIPDEDDNESNPTVTTTRLLCKHIPQPECLVRGKFEVDLEANLEWSYAFSFKTDITNQTLFTLRCGDTTSEVRLENDFFIRADGNAPVAVTHLSDATWHTAIVKHNQPDSHFLKIDDFPEIELGKSISDDTDKTITLSISVNGNIQLIDPTDTNDDCMYSFDKPQKRLQETVSTRTMCVGCGCPKLSGTFDGLSKCDEEDENSYNLRRDVDRLSFIHIDNAFDIDSNGAAIPAISTSFKSDSDVGLIFFGYWQNFHGKGRLQVYYHYDTISAVFCKHTDDEECSSCSIRSSEGFGKDQWIQTILWGGGDEIHLAVDSSVCRLQQLSNISLAEVYAIPQISGGAGLFIGGTWHEKKRRGLYKADAEQKYFENTREKAPVLRGCIKDVFVRGSKTDVSEMFEVQKQAMLNEPDDSNAFAVRKYCQSCIPACSEGTRCRSRAPLQDSAMICDCADELQFNTSEGTCNRERDTPVALSTAFLSENQIVLDIQNTKAILSKVWLKFALPKQINQAQRIVEFNSHRETLFNINLETDGTVNVQLHGQDTASRQLNLLDDRVHLLQLQRRTPMGTRHSAKKYDLYIDGFHTVVSDIGKLVLNNVSVTAAETEDEWSSVIVHDLGLSYEYDEHFAISHPSNVIHQVDLHSQLLPYQIRAPDLSKTGILDDSLWEKPAYVTDSEAAPVLESSPHGEVVDFTADIIEPEQLLSGRWILYSLFLTILLCLFILMCIVCYWCVLRPRAMRRTDTGSQRTIIRDSPDYAPVKMRRDSIGGISIDDDGSIGTDDTDLQAYRDIPSHRVKIYRESMVSILVPSIDQPAEAAIVKRSHSTISDQTPSRPHDTSHAPLVAVNDD from the exons ATGAGCAGCGAGAGGCGGAAGGACAATCCGCTGCGCTTCGCTCTTATTTTACATTTGTTAGCGGTTTTAGTTCAAG GTGATATTCAACCCCGTTTCTCATGCTATAATCACTATTTGGCGGGAATCCGAACAAGTTCTGTACTTCCTATATCCGGTCACTCGTCAGCCCCGTCAAATGTCAAGTGTATATTCGAGAATGACGTGGCATTCACAGAAATCCACTCGGCACTCGAAAATTCGTATCAAGTGATGGGAAAGAAATctgtcaattttca AGTTCTCGATTTATTCCACCTTCGGGAGCTTGTTAGGAGGTCTCATTGCACGCAGACTCTCACTGTAACCTGGAAAAATGTCCCAGAAGCTGGAAAAGGAGGCCTTAAAGTTGTTTCACTGCTCAATGAGACTACAAGGATCGAGTATAGCGGAG ATGAACGTCAAGACTTTCTATTCGACGAAACATTCGCAGGAGTTCGTCACTTGATTCCTGATGAAGATGACAACGAATCCAATCCGACAGTAACTACAACTCGACTTTTATGCAAACACATCCCTCAACCCGAATGCCTTGTTCGCGGCAAATTCGAAGTTGATTTGGAGGCGAATTTGGAGTGGAGCTATGCGTTTTCTTTCAAGACTGACATCACAAATCAGACACTTTTCACACTTCGATGCGGTGATACTACTTCAGAAGTTCGACTTGAGAACGACTTTTTCATTCGAGCAGATGGGAATGCTCCTGTTGCAGTTACACATTTATCAGATGCCACATGGCATACTGCAATTGTGAAGCATAACCAACCGGATAgtcatttcttgaaaattgatgattttccggAGATTGAACTGGGTAAATCGATTAGTGATGATACCgataa AACAATTACACTGAGTATCTCAGTTAACGGAAACATCCAACTTATCGATCCAACAGACACCAATGACGATTGTATGTACAGTTTTGACAAACCACAGAAAAGACTGCAGGA aaccgtGAGCACACGAACCATGTGTGTTGGATGTGGATGCCCAAAGCTGAGTGGAACATTCGATGGACTTAGTAAATGTGATGAGGAAGATGAAAATTCGTATAACTTGCGACGTGATGTAGATCGATTATCATTCATTCATATCGATAATGCATTTGATATTGATTCAAATGGTGCTGCAATTCCAGCAATCTCCACAAGTTTCAAATCAGATTCCGACGTTGGTCTGATCTTTTTCGGTTATTGGCAGAATTTCCATGGAAAGGGTAGACTTCAAGTTTATTATCACTATGATACTATATCAGCAGTTTTTTGTAAACATACTGACGATGAGGAGTGCTCGAGCTGTTCGATTAGAAGTTCTGAAGGTTTTGGAAAGGATCAATGGATCCAGACGATTCTCTGGGGTGGTGGAGATGAGATTCATTTGGCTGTGGATTCATCTGTATGCCGTCTCCAGCAGTTGTCGAATATAAGCCTTGCGGAAGTTTACGCGATTCCCCAGATTTCCGGTGGTGCTGGACTTTTTATCGGTGGAACCTGGCACGAAAAGAAACGACGAGGATTGTACAAAGCCGACGCTGAGCAGAAATATTTCGAGAATACTAGAGAGAAAGCTCCAGTGCTCCGAGGATGCATCAAGGATGTGTTCGTTCGAGGCAGCAAAACGGATGTTTCCGAGATGTTTGAAGTTCAGAAGCAGGCGATGCTCAATGAGCCAGATGATTCGAATGCGTTTGCGGTTCGAAAGTACTGCCAGAGTTGTATTCCCGCGTGTTCGGAAGGTACAAGGTGTAGATCAAGAGCTCCGCTGCAGGACTCTGCAATGATTTGTGATTGTGCAGATGAGCTGCAGTTTAACACATCAGAGGGGACTTGTAATAGGGAGAGAG acacACCAGTTGCCCTCTCCACAGCATTCCTgtcagaaaatcaaattgttCTTGATATCCAGAATACCAAAgcaattttgagcaaagttTGGTTGAAATTTGCTCTTCCCAAACAAATCAACCAAGCGCAAAGGATTGTGGAATTTAATTCTCATCGGGAAACTTT attcaaCATCAACCTGGAGACTGATGGAACGGTTAATGTGCAACTTCACGGACAGGATACAGCTTCTC GCCAGCTAAACCTTCTCGATGACCGTGTCCACTTGCTTCAACTCCAACGGCGTACTCCAATGGGAACTCGGCATTCCGCAAAGAAATACGATTTATAT attgatgGATTCCATACTGTTGTGTCAGATATTGGAAAGCTGGTATTAAACAATGTTTCAGTGACAGCAGCGGAGACAGAAGACGAGTGGAGCTCAGTTATTGTGCATG accTTGGATTATCCTATGAATATGACGAGCACTTCGCGATCAGTCATCCGTCAAATGTGATTCATCAAGTTGATCTTCACTCCCAGCTTCTTCCATATCAAATCCGGGCTCCAGATCTATCGAAAACTGGAATTCTCGATGATTCTCTTTGGGAAAAACCTGCCTACGTCACCGATTCTGAAGCGGCGCCGGTTTTGGAATCATCGCCGCACGGGGAAGTTGTCGATTTCACCGCCGATATTATTGAGCCGGAGCAATTGT tatCTGGACGATGGATTCTGTATTCCCTCTTCCTAACCATCCTCCTATGCCTCTTCATCCTAATGTGTATCGTATGTTACTGGTGTGTGCTGCGACCACGTGCTATGCGTCGTACCGACACTGGATCCCAACGAACAATCATTCGTGACAGTCCAGACTATGCTCCTGTCAAAATGCGAAGAGACAGTATCGGTGGAATATCGATTGATGACGATGGATCCATTGGGACGGATGATACAGATTTACAGGCGTATCGAGATATTCCATCACATAGAGTCAAGATTTATCGGGAATCT ATGGTGTCAATCCTAGTCCCCTCAATTGATCAACCAGCAGAAGCGGCAATTGTGAAAAGATCCCACTCAACAATATCTGATCAGACACCGTCAAGACCTCATGACACGTCACATGCTCCTCTAGTTGCGGTGAATGATGATTAG
- the Y71F9AR.10 gene encoding uncharacterized protein (Confirmed by transcript evidence), translated as MIPQLILSILLLLPFPTFQQENYQEISIFPPSTWHQHVHDPYHVYYNGNHHNGGRVIDHRNDQVRTSHGHFHTCEGWTCHSDFTNRK; from the coding sequence ATGATTCCCCAACTTATCCTCTCCATCCTTCTACTGCTTCCTTTTCCCACATTCCAACAAGAAAACTATCAGGAAATTAGTATATTTCCACCTTCGACCTGGCATCAACACGTACATGATCCATACCACGTGTATTACAATGGGAATCATCATAATGGAGGACGAGTGATCGACCATAGGAATGATCAAGTAAGAACCAGTCATGGTCATTTTCATACTTGTGAAGGATGGACTTGTCATTCGGATTTtacaaacagaaaataa
- the Y71F9AR.2 gene encoding small monomeric GTPase (Confirmed by transcript evidence) yields the protein MRNTAPLRELHVALVGMAGSGKSAIAVKYITKRFIGEYDSTLEDNYCRQETVGGQSLMVWMMDTVENATKDEMRWIAWADVYVVVYDVTSQLSFQYAEGILERISRHEHVLCPREHRTLLVGNKTDLERYRQVSETEGERLASQHKAQFAECSAAIDLRQFTQGLHSIFQNIISGARSPSPRQCSSDSEIITPRKGAFAALRSSSRSSQVRAKTSTTKTPAPLHKTPSLSKLKTGSKLLKLFHN from the exons ATGAGGAATACTGCACCTCTTCGAGAATTACACGTGGCTTTGGTTGGAATGGCCGGTTCCGGGAAATCag CGATCGCTGTGAAGTATATCACGAAACGATTTATTGGAGAATATGATTCAACACTTGAGGATAACTACTGTAGACAAGAAACTGTTGGTGGACAATCTCTGATGGTTTGGATGATGGATACAGTTGAAAATGCGACGAAAGATGAAATGAGATGGATTGCGTGGGCGGATGTATATGTGGTGGTTTATGACGTCACTAGTCAGCTTAGTTTTCA ATATGCCGAAGGAATTCTGGAACGAATCTCTCGTCACGAGCATGTACTGTGTCCCCGTGAGCATCGTACCCTGCTAGTCGGAAATAAGACTGATTTGGAAAGATATCGACAAGTTTCTGAGACTGAAGGAGAACGTCTCGCTTCACAGCATAAAGCTCAGTTTGCTGAATGCTCGGCTGCAATCGATTTACGACAATTCACACAGGGTCTTCACTCGATTTTTCAG AACATAATCTCCGGAGCACGCAGCCCATCGCCACGACAATGCTCATcagattctgaaattattactCCAC gaaaaggaGCCTTCGCCGCTCTCCGATCCTCCTCTCGATCTTCACAAGTTCGCGCGAAAACTTCTACAACAAAAACTCCGGCTCCACTGCACAAAACTCCGTCGTTGAGCAAATTGAAGACGGGAAGCAAGCTACTTAAGCTGTTtcataattga
- the Y71F9AR.4 gene encoding BON domain-containing protein (Confirmed by transcript evidence) codes for MKSFTPKRRTISSLDALLKATATGNEQVNSIDKALNTPTDRIMKANIEFEKVVTIKATDSSEVEKYTVLKGSVEDELVAARNLKRLGISPLDRRCHVEPIPPAYLKCKKIYKKSQ; via the exons ATGAAAAGCTTCACGCCGAAAAGGAGGACCATCAGTAGTCTGGATGCACTGCTCAAAGCAACGGCGACTGGAA atgagcaGGTGAACAGCATCGATAAGGCGTTGAACACGCCGACCGACAGAATTATGAAGGCGAATATCGAATTCGAAAAGGTCGTCACAATCAAAGCAACGGATTCCAGCGAAGTTGAAAA atacacCGTGCTCAAGGGATCTGTCGAGGATGAGCTGGTGGCTGCTCGTAACCTGAAACGCCTCGGAATTTCGCCCCTGGACCGCCGATGCCACGTGGAACCGATCCCGCCGGCGTATCTCAAGTGCAAgaagatttacaaaaaatctcaatga